The Deltaproteobacteria bacterium genome contains a region encoding:
- a CDS encoding DUF1573 domain-containing protein: MRLLKSILLALLIVTVSVEFSLANEGVEPAPVIEVEEPTYDFKQVSQGEIVKHDFQVSNRGEAPLEIKKVKPG, translated from the coding sequence ATGAGACTTCTTAAATCCATACTACTAGCATTGCTTATAGTGACGGTTTCGGTTGAGTTTTCATTAGCAAACGAAGGCGTAGAACCCGCACCGGTGATTGAAGTTGAGGAGCCTACTTATGACTTCAAACAAGTGTCCCAAGGGGAAATTGTAAAACACGATTTTCAGGTGTCCAATCGTGGTGAAGCGCCTCTGGAAATTAAGAAAGTAAAGCCCGGTTGA
- a CDS encoding MoaD/ThiS family protein, producing MATDIQLKLFASLSKFLPSDSDRFPISSGETVQDVLMTLGVSLDDVKLIFINGIKGELTSVLQGGERVGIFPPLGGG from the coding sequence ATGGCAACAGATATTCAGCTCAAACTGTTTGCCTCTTTGAGTAAGTTCCTGCCCTCTGATTCCGACCGCTTCCCGATATCTTCAGGTGAAACCGTTCAAGATGTGCTCATGACACTGGGCGTTTCCCTTGATGACGTGAAGCTCATTTTCATCAATGGCATCAAAGGGGAACTCACGTCCGTGTTACAGGGTGGCGAAAGAGTCGGTATCTTCCCGCCCTTGGGAGGGGGATAG
- a CDS encoding MoaD/ThiS family protein, protein MATVLFNAFSFLQKKLKAQNRPYANASIDVAEGTTVTDLVNDVGLEVEEIEAVFVNGSVTSFDAILHHGDRVALVPPGTPGPYRVLLGMIAQQKNSR, encoded by the coding sequence ATGGCCACTGTCTTGTTCAATGCATTTTCGTTTCTTCAGAAAAAATTGAAGGCGCAAAACCGACCTTATGCCAATGCCTCTATAGACGTGGCCGAAGGGACCACCGTCACTGACCTTGTTAATGACGTGGGCCTTGAGGTTGAGGAGATAGAGGCCGTATTTGTCAATGGATCTGTTACATCTTTCGATGCAATCCTCCACCACGGGGACCGCGTGGCTCTTGTTCCACCAGGAACCCCCGGACCCTATCGGGTACTCCTTGGAATGATAGCGCAACAGAAAAATAGCAGGTGA
- the ccsA gene encoding cytochrome c biogenesis protein CcsA, with protein MKNLGQFTMWFGLIAICISSVCYMVLSSKKDNVTVRNTARFSFIGFAALITIASMLLMHSILNHEFIYSYVTRYSSRDLPLLYLISSFWAGQEGSFLLWVLLGAWLGILLMYKAKNMEPQVMFIYNLSNLFLMILLIKQSPFGLLNFAPSDGNGLNMLLQDPWMAIHPPVVFLGYAAFAIPFAYAMAALWRKDYDQWIKPGLPWVVFAFVSLGAGIIIGGY; from the coding sequence ATGAAAAACCTCGGTCAATTCACAATGTGGTTTGGACTGATTGCCATATGTATATCCTCTGTATGTTACATGGTCTTGAGTTCCAAGAAAGACAATGTGACGGTCAGAAATACAGCTCGCTTCAGTTTCATCGGTTTTGCCGCGCTAATTACAATCGCTTCAATGTTGCTGATGCATTCCATACTGAACCACGAATTCATCTATAGCTATGTCACGCGATACTCGTCCCGCGATCTCCCTTTACTGTACTTGATTAGCTCTTTCTGGGCGGGCCAGGAAGGCAGCTTTCTGCTCTGGGTATTGCTCGGCGCCTGGCTTGGCATCCTGCTTATGTACAAGGCCAAGAACATGGAACCCCAGGTCATGTTCATTTACAACCTCAGCAACCTCTTCCTTATGATTCTGCTGATCAAGCAGAGTCCCTTTGGATTGCTCAACTTTGCCCCTTCTGACGGCAATGGACTAAACATGCTCTTGCAGGATCCCTGGATGGCTATACATCCGCCGGTGGTCTTTTTGGGTTACGCCGCATTTGCGATCCCCTTTGCCTATGCAATGGCTGCCCTTTGGCGAAAAGACTATGACCAGTGGATAAAGCCCGGCTTACCATGGGTTGTATTTGCTTTTGTGAGCTTGGGGGCTGGTATCATCATAGGAGGGTACTGA
- a CDS encoding aldehyde ferredoxin oxidoreductase gives MSTILRINTREKTHSFEEAGGDLASLGGRALTSRLLLNEVPPACHPLGKGNKLIVAPGLLSGTAAANSGRLSVGAKSPLTGGIKESNSGGLVSQKLAKLGIKAVVLEDKPEDAGLSLIVIKNDSVEILPADEYVGLGNNEVIKRLWEKYGKRVGVVTIGPAGEQRLTAACINFADTNGRPGRAAGRGGLGAVMGSKGVKAIVVDDSGSGKVPLADPDAFKAANKRWVEILRGHPVTGQGLPAYGTAILINIINEAGALPTKNFRSGRFEFAQDISGEHMAELIEKRGGKTKEGCHPGCVIQCSNVYNDKDGKYLTSGFEYETIWALGANTTIKDLDDVAMLDGLCDDIGLDTIETGVTLGVAMEGGLIAWGDGKAAIELVKKVATGEPMGKIIGNGAVFTGQALGVDRIPVVKRQALPAYDPRAVKGVGVTYCTSPMGADHTAGYAVAPNILKVGGDVDPLKKEGNVEISKNLQIATAAIDSAGLCLFVAFAVLDTQDGVQTIVDMLNAQYGLSLTPDDVVSLGMSVLNDEYEFNARAGFTKIHDRLPEFFQEPLPPHNTTWDLTDEELQQAKDFG, from the coding sequence ATGTCCACAATATTGAGAATTAATACCAGGGAAAAGACTCACAGCTTTGAAGAGGCTGGCGGAGATCTCGCCTCCCTGGGTGGAAGGGCTTTGACGTCGAGACTGCTTCTTAATGAAGTTCCTCCCGCATGTCACCCCCTCGGCAAGGGCAACAAGCTCATTGTAGCGCCCGGGCTGTTGTCCGGTACGGCCGCTGCCAACTCGGGAAGGCTCTCAGTGGGAGCCAAGTCTCCGCTAACCGGCGGGATCAAGGAAAGCAACTCAGGAGGACTTGTTTCTCAAAAATTGGCAAAGCTTGGCATTAAGGCCGTTGTCCTTGAAGACAAGCCCGAAGATGCTGGCTTGTCTCTTATCGTCATCAAGAACGACTCGGTTGAGATACTGCCCGCCGATGAATATGTGGGCCTTGGCAATAATGAAGTCATCAAGAGGCTGTGGGAAAAGTACGGCAAGCGCGTGGGAGTGGTGACTATCGGTCCCGCGGGTGAGCAGCGTCTCACAGCGGCTTGCATCAATTTTGCCGACACAAATGGCCGACCCGGCCGGGCAGCCGGTCGCGGAGGCCTGGGCGCTGTCATGGGTTCCAAGGGCGTGAAGGCCATCGTGGTGGACGACAGCGGTTCCGGCAAGGTCCCGCTAGCCGATCCGGACGCCTTTAAGGCTGCCAACAAACGTTGGGTTGAAATACTCAGGGGCCATCCAGTGACCGGCCAGGGGCTTCCCGCCTATGGTACCGCCATCTTGATCAATATCATCAATGAAGCAGGCGCCCTTCCTACGAAGAATTTTCGCTCCGGTCGCTTTGAATTCGCCCAGGACATCAGCGGCGAGCACATGGCCGAACTCATTGAAAAACGTGGCGGAAAGACAAAGGAAGGCTGCCATCCCGGCTGCGTGATCCAGTGTTCCAATGTATATAACGACAAGGACGGCAAATATCTCACATCCGGCTTTGAGTACGAAACCATCTGGGCCCTGGGCGCTAACACTACCATCAAAGACCTGGACGATGTGGCCATGTTGGACGGTTTGTGCGATGATATCGGCCTGGATACCATTGAAACAGGAGTAACCCTTGGCGTAGCCATGGAAGGCGGACTCATAGCCTGGGGTGATGGCAAGGCGGCCATAGAACTTGTAAAAAAAGTCGCCACAGGTGAACCGATGGGCAAGATCATCGGAAATGGAGCGGTCTTTACCGGCCAGGCCCTGGGCGTGGATCGTATACCCGTGGTGAAAAGACAGGCCCTGCCCGCCTATGACCCGAGAGCCGTAAAGGGTGTGGGGGTGACCTATTGCACGTCTCCCATGGGCGCGGATCATACTGCAGGCTATGCAGTGGCCCCCAACATCTTAAAGGTAGGAGGCGATGTGGATCCCCTCAAAAAGGAAGGTAACGTGGAGATCTCCAAGAATCTACAGATTGCTACCGCAGCTATTGACAGCGCAGGGCTTTGTCTGTTTGTGGCCTTTGCTGTTCTGGATACTCAAGACGGTGTTCAAACCATAGTGGATATGCTCAACGCCCAATATGGCCTGAGTCTCACACCCGATGATGTGGTCAGTCTCGGGATGTCTGTCTTAAACGATGAATACGAATTCAACGCAAGGGCCGGTTTCACAAAAATCCATGACAGGCTGCCTGAGTTCTTTCAAGAGCCCTTGCCACCCCACAATACGACCTGGGATCTTACCGACGAGGAGCTGCAACAAGCGAAAGATTTTGGGTAA
- a CDS encoding HesA/MoeB/ThiF family protein, whose translation MATELTQKVAEVSKPSKYPDGDSYMSLSLEDIFKLSRLHDVPGREVEIAALETGVVPERYARNMKTFSLQQQATLLKSYVSVVGLGGLGGMVIEILARMGVGTLTLVDGDTFEESNLNRQFLSAEKMPHKTKTGAAAKRIRAINSSVVVYLHEEYLSEKNSTRLLGKSDVIVDSLGGLEDRFILESAAKKLGCPLVSAAVAGLTGHVTTVFPEDPGLELIYGKPDSLPSAGAEASLGCLPQVTTLLATLQCSEVAKILLKKGVVLRNKMMVVDLLDNTFEVVRLL comes from the coding sequence ATGGCCACAGAGCTCACACAGAAAGTCGCCGAAGTCTCCAAACCGTCCAAATACCCGGATGGCGACTCATATATGAGCCTGTCCCTGGAAGATATTTTTAAGCTCTCCAGGTTACATGATGTGCCGGGCCGAGAGGTGGAGATTGCAGCCCTTGAAACAGGGGTCGTACCGGAAAGGTACGCACGGAATATGAAGACGTTTTCGCTCCAGCAGCAGGCCACTCTGCTCAAGTCATACGTCAGCGTCGTAGGCCTTGGGGGATTGGGAGGTATGGTGATTGAGATTCTGGCTCGCATGGGTGTTGGCACACTCACGCTGGTTGACGGAGATACTTTTGAAGAGAGCAATCTGAACCGGCAATTTCTTAGCGCCGAGAAGATGCCGCACAAGACAAAGACGGGGGCTGCGGCCAAGCGTATCCGGGCGATCAATTCTTCTGTCGTGGTTTATCTCCACGAGGAATATCTCAGTGAAAAGAATTCGACTCGCTTGCTTGGCAAATCAGATGTGATTGTTGACAGCCTCGGAGGCCTTGAAGACCGATTTATATTGGAAAGCGCTGCAAAGAAGCTCGGTTGCCCTCTGGTTTCGGCTGCTGTTGCCGGACTGACGGGCCACGTTACCACCGTTTTTCCTGAAGACCCGGGATTGGAACTAATTTACGGCAAGCCGGATAGCTTGCCGTCAGCAGGGGCAGAGGCGAGCCTCGGCTGTTTACCTCAAGTCACAACTCTGCTGGCGACATTGCAGTGTTCTGAAGTTGCCAAAATATTGCTAAAAAAAGGCGTGGTCTTAAGAAACAAGATGATGGTTGTTGATCTTTTGGACAACACATTTGAAGTAGTGCGCTTGCTTTGA